CCATCGCCTGGGCCTGGACGGTCAGATGGGCGACGGCCTGGCCGAGGTCGTAGTCCGCGAACTCGGAGTACGGCAGCTTCAGGTCGTCGTCCACGTGGCGGCGTGTCAGCGCGACGACGAGCAGGCCCGCGTGCGTCGCCCACCGGGCGGAGCTGGGCGCGAGATGGCGGACCAGGCGTTCGTGCTCCGGCTCGCCGGGTCGACCCGTGAAGAACGCCCACGGCTGGGAGTTGCCGGCGGACGGCGCCCAGCGGGCCGCTTCCAGCAGCAGGCCGAGCGCGTCGTCGTCGACGGCGGCCGACGGATCGAACGCGGCCGGGCTGAACCGTCCGGCCAGCAGGGGATGGAGACCACCGGGCCGCTCCGGATCACGATGCATGATCGACTCCAACCGAACACCCTCGGGGCGTATTCCGGCGCCTCGCGCCGCCGCAGGCGGCAACCCCTCATCCGGATCATCTCAGAACTCCGGCGGGCGGCGTCCATGGTGGCCTGCCGGCCGGCCCGGGCGAAGCGGACGGCGGAGGTGGCGGCCCGCATCAGTGAACCGTTGCCCGCCGCACGGAGGTTGGTCTGGAAGTGGATGGCGGCCGCCAAGTCCCAGGGCAGGCCTCCGGTGAGGACGTCCTCGGTCTGGATGCCGATGTCCTTCGGTCCGGAGGCTGCCCAGTGCCGGAACCGGTCGAACATGTCGGGCAGGTCCAACGTGCCCTGTTCCACCAGGGATTCGGCGACGAGCACCGCCATCTGGGTGTCGTCGGTGGCCTCGCCCGGCTCCCAGCCGCCCCCGCCGCACATCTCACCGCCGGCTCCTGGTGCCGGGAAGCGGGCGGAGAATGCCCCGGCCGGCCCGAACTCGAAGGGCGCGCCCAGGGCGTCGCCGACCGCCGAGCCGGCCACCGCTCCCGCGGCCCGGGCGGACCGGTCGGCCCGGGCGGTGCGGGCAGTGCGGTCGGCGCGGCCCGGGCGGTCGGCGCGGCTCATGCGCCGTCCGCGTTCAGCCAGTCGCCGGGGAGGGTCTTGCGCAGCTCCGCCAGCGCCTCGGGCGTGCGGGCCCTGGCGTACAGCAGGCCGCCGCCGTCCGCGCGGAGCAGTACCTCGTCCCCGGCGAACCACCGGCTGCCGTCCGGTGCGGCGAACACCGGGTAGTCGGGGAAGGGCAGTTGGACGTACTGCTGCTCGACCGTGCGGAGCGTCTCCTCGTCGAGTGGTTCGAGGAGGTCGCTGAAGTCCTCGGCGGCGTGCAGGGACTCGGAGAGGACGAGTTCGACCAGGGCGACGGACAGCCGGTCCAGCCAGGGCTGCCAGCCTTGGCCGCTGGTGTACAGCACGGCCGGGTCGGGCCGGTGCAGTTCGTCGAGCCCGAGGCCCCAGGAGGCGGCGCCCTGGTTCTCGTGACGGAGGACCAGCACCCGCCCCTCCTCGTCGAGGTGGAGTTCGGCCGGGCCGAGCAGCACGTCGTGCCGGGCGGTGAGGTCGGTGCGGCGGCCGAACAGCCCGTACGCCTCGCGCAGCGCCGCAGGCAGCCGGAGGCCGAGCCGCTCCTCGGCGGCGGCCAGGTCGGCCTCCGCCCAGCCGTCGCCGTCCCCGAGCGGAGCGGCCCAGTGCTCCGCGAAGTCCTGCACGAACCACCAGGCCGCGGCGCGGTCCTCAAGACCGGCCGCGACGCCTTCGACGAGATCGAACCCCTGTGTCATACCCCGGACCCTACCGGCCGGTTCCGACGGGCCGGCACGGACCGGGAAACCGGGACGACAGTCCGTCAGCGTGCGTGGCAGTCTGGCCGGATGGACAACGAGGAGTGGGTGAGGATCTTCACCGTCGAGAACGCGAGCGGCCTGCCGCGTCCGGGGTTCGCCTTCGCCGTTTGACTGCGCGACCACGGCATCGACTGGTGGGCGGTCGACGAGCGGGACGTCCGCTGCGACCTGGCCTGCGGGCCCGACCGCGAACTGGGCCGCTGGCGCGGCTTCGTCACCGTGTCGGTCCGGGCCGGCGCCCTGCGCCCGCTGGGCCTGCACCCGGACCAGCCGACCTCGCGCGCCGACCCGCCGTTCGCCCCCGACTGGTGGGGTTCCTGGACGCGCAGCCGGAAGGCGAACGTCCGGCGCGAGGAGGTCGCCGAGGCCCGGCGCCTGTGGACGGACACCGGGCCGGGTGCCGACGGCGGACACCCGCAGCCGGTGCGGTGACGCCCGAGGGCGGGCGCGAACTCAGTCGCCCGTAGGACGCCACCGGTCGGCCTCGCGGGCGGCTACGGCGCCGCCCCAGGCGGCCAGGCCCGCCGCCAGAACGGCCACCGCGGCGGCGCACAGCGGCAGGGCGCGGTCCAGCAGGGCGGACGCTCCGGCGGAGGCGGCAGGCAGTGCCATCCAGACGCCGGCCGCTCCGCCGACCGCCCCGGCGGCGGCGATCGGGAGGAAGACGCCGATCACCGCCGTCGCGAGGTGGATGCTGCGGCTGCCGGTCAGCACCCCGAGCCGGCCCAACGCCCGCCCGTTGCGGACGAATTCGGCGAGACCGCTGGTCCCGGCCGCGCCGGCGACGGCCAGCACACCGACGACGCCGAGCAGCACGAGCCACCGCCCCTGGTCGGCGTTGACGTGCGCCGCGGTGAGCCATTCGCCGCCGATCGCGTCCACGGCGCCGCCGCCGGGCAGGACGTGGAAGAGGACGGACAGGTCGCGCCCGTCCGTGGAGACGAGGACGAGTTGGGTGCTGCCGCCCGGACCGTCCGCCGGTCGGTGGCTTCGCCGTACCAGCTGACCAGTTCGGCCACCCGGGGGTCGGCGGGGCGCGCGCCGAGCGGTGCGTCGCCGCCGGGCGGCGCACAGTCGAGCCGGAGGGTCCGCAGGGCCGCGCAGTCGCCCTCGATCCGGAACTCGTGGCGGTCGGGGCGGCCGACCAGGGCCACCGCCGCCGCCCGGGCACCGGAGCGGCGGACGATCTCCGCGAGTTGCCCCGGGGTGGGCGGGGGCGAGGCGTCGAGGACCAGCGCGCTGTCGCCGATCCTGTCCCGGGTGGCCTGGGCGGCACGCGCCGCGTCGCCGAACTGTCCGTACCAGACGATGACCTGGACCAGCAGGCAGACGGCGACCAGGACTCCGGACACCAGCCGTGCGGTGGCGGCGGGGGCGGCGGCGGCACGGCTGCCCGCCACGATCACCGCCGGCCGGCCGGTGCGCCGCCCCAGCCGGGCGGCCAGCCTGCCCCAGGCCGCCGCGCCGACCGCCAGGGCGGCCGGCAGGGTGAGGACGGCGCCGGCCACCCCGCACCAGTTGACGAGGACGTACGGCGGTGTGCCGGGCCTGCACAGGTCGGGTCCGCGCGCGGCGCGGCATAGGGGCGTCGCGCGGGGCAGGGGGTGGCGGCCGTGGCCGCTGCCCGGGCGGGATGGAGCGCGTACGAGCCACCGGGCCCCGAGGATCATTGAACGGATGTGACGGGAAGTCAACCCTGAGTGACGGTGGGCCTGATGGGCGAGATGGGGCGAACTGTCAGCTGCCGCCCGGCAGTTCTGCCGCCTCGTCGAGGAGGGGGGCCAGCAGGTCGCCGTGGTCGGCGATCCGGGCGAGGACGTCCTCGGGGGTGAAGGCGAGGTCGGCCGGGGAGGTGCAGGTTTCGACCTCGTCCCAGCCGATCGGGGTGGAGACGCCGGGGACGGCGGTGGCGCGCAGGGTGTAGGGGGCGGCGGTGGTCTTGGCGGTGGTGTTCTGGGACCAGTCGACGAAGACCTTGCCGCGGCGCAGTGCCTTGGCCATCTTGCTGACCACGTGGCCGGGGAGGTCGGCGGCGAGCCGTTCGGCGAGGGTGCGGGCGTAGCCGACGACGGCGGAGGCGTCGCTGGGCCGGAGTGCGGCGTACAGGTGGAGGCCCTTGCTGCCGGAGGTCTTGGCGTGGGCGGTGAGGCCGTCCTCGGCGAGGCGTTCGCGGACGAGCCGGGCGATCCGGCAGCAGTGGGTGATGTCGGCGCCCGGTCCGGGGTCGAGGTCGATGACCAGCCGGTCGTGGGCGGCCGGGCCGGTGTCGGCGCTCCACTGCGGGACGTGGAGTTCGAGGGCGTAGCCGTTGGCGAGGGCCATCAGGGTCGGGAGGTCGTCGACGGTGACGCGCTCCTTGGGCCCTTCGTGGCTGTCGACGACCATGGTGCGGACCCAGTCGGGCAGGCCGGGCGGCGGGTTCTTGGCGAAGAATCCCTCCTCGCCGACGCCCGAGGGGAAGCGGAGCAGGGTGGCCGGACGGCGCCGGATGTGCGGCAGCAGGTGCGGCGCGACCTGGGCGTAGTAGTAGAGGGCCTGGCCCTTCGTCCAGCCGGTGGCCGGCCAGAGCACCTTGTCGAGGTGGGAGAGGACCAGGCGGCGGCCTTCGACTTCCGTGACCTGTCGCTCCGGCATACCGTGGTAAATCCCCATGAAAGGGACAGGTCATGCCACAGGTCACCTGGAAAGGTGTCATCACGTTCGGGCTGGTCAGCGTGCCCGTTCAGCTGTACGCCGCGACCGAGGAGCACAGCGGCCCGGCCCTGCACCAGGTGCACGCGAAGGACGGCGCCCGGATCCGCCAGAAGCGGTTCTGCGAGGCGGAGGGCGTGGAGGTGCCGTACAGCGAGGTGGCCAAGGGGTACGAGAGCCCGGACGGCCGCCGGGTGGTGCTGGACGAGGGCGACCTGGCGGAGCTGCCGCTGCCGAGCAAGAAGGTCATCGACGTGCTCGCCTTCGTCCCGGCGGACGCGATCGACCCGCTGATGTACTCCAAGGCGTACTACGTGGCCACAGCCGACAAGGCGCCCGCCAAGCCGTACGTGCTGCTGCGCGATGCGCTGGTGGAGAGCGGGCAGATCGCGGTGACCAAGGTGGCCATGCGGACCCGGGAGTCGCTCGCCGTCCTGCGGGTGCACGGGAACGCGCTGGTGCTGCAGACCTGCCTGTGGCCGGACGAGGTGCGCTCCGCGGAGGGCATCGCCCCCGACGAGACCGTCTCGGTGCGGCCGCAGGAGCTGAAGATGGCCCGGTCGCTGATGGACACCCTCTCCGAGGACTTCGACCTCTCCGCGCTGCACGACGAGTACCAGGCGGCGCTGGAGGACCTGATCGAGGCGAAGCTCGCCGGGGTGGCGGTGCCGCACGGCGAGGAGGAGCCGGCCGGCGTCGGCGGGGACAACGTGATCGACCTGATGTCGGTACTGCGCAGCAGCGTCCAGGCGGCGAAGAGCGGGCACGCCAGGTCCGCGGTGGCCGGACCGGCAGAGGCGGCGGCGGAGACGGCCGGGACGGCGCACGCGGAAGGCGACGAGCCGGCAACCGAGGAGACCGCCGCGAGGAAGCCGGCCGCCCGGAAGGCCCCGGCGAAGAAGAGTGCCGCACGGAAGGCTCCCGCCAAGAAGACCGCCGCCGCCAAGAAGACCGCGGCGAAGAAGGCGGCCCCCGCCGGGCGTCCTGAGCGCGGTCGTCCGCCGGGCGGGCCCGGGGCCCGGTCGCGTCGGGCGGGCCGAACCCCCGGAACCGCCACCCTAGAGGGCGCCCCGGGCAGCGAAACGGTTCTCCCCGCGGGGCTCGCGCGGCGTGCCCGCGGAGCCCGGCCCCAGCAGCCGCCGGAACAGCGCGCCGGTCAGCACCACGGCCGCGGCCGCCGCGTAGCAGGCCTGCTGGGCACTGCCGCCGAGCAGGTAGAGCGCCTGCCCGGCGGCCGGGACGGCGAGCCACTCCCAGCGGCCGTCCAGGGCGACGAGGGCGACCACCAGCAGCGCGTACCAGGGGTATCCGGGGGCGGCCAGCAGCAGGGCGGTACCGGTGACCAGCAGCGCCCCGGACCAGGGCCGGGCCGGGTCACCGCGCCGCAGCACCCACAGCACGACGGCGAGCAGCACCAGGGCCGCCGCGTACGGGGCGGCGCCGCCGGGCAGCAGCAGCCGGGGAAGCCCGAAGCGGCCGCCCGGGTCCCGGTATCCCTCCTCCCGCAGGTAGCCGGGCAGGTACCCGAGCACGGCGGTGCCGGAGGCGAGCAGGTGGGGCAGGTAGGCGAGGGCGAAGGCGGCCAGCGCCGCCGCGGGCAGCAGCAGGTCGCGGGGGCGGGGCCGGCGGGCCAGCAGGCCGGACATCGCCCCCGGCAGGGCGAGGCCGGGCAGCAGTTTGACCGCGGTCGCCGCGCCGAGCAGCGCCCCGCCGGCGGCCGTCCGGCGCCACCGCGCGTCGGGAGCGCGCGCACCGGAGGCGGTGAGCAGCAGGGCGGCGGTCAGCAGCAGGGCGCCGAGGGTGTCGACGTGGGCGTCGTTGACCGCCCAGACGGTGATGCCGGGGAACCAGCCCCACAGCGCCGCGTGCGCCGGACGCCGGCGGGTGAGCAGCAGGCCGGTGGTGCCGACGGCGAGCAGGGCGCCGCCGGCCTGGGCGGTACGGATGCCGCCTCCCGCCGCGGCGAGGCCGCGGAACCAGGCCTCGGCGACCGGCGGGTAGAGGGTGTGCACGGCGGGCCGGTTGAGCCGGCTGCACTGGCCCGCGGCGGTACGGCGCTCGTCCCAGCCGGTGCACGGGCCGGCGGGCGGAAAGAGGTCGGGCGATGCGGCGCGCAGCCCGGCGAGCACCGGGTCGTCCGGCGCGTAGCGGTAGGGGCTGGTCCCGGCCGCCTGCACCCGGCCGTCCCAGAGGTAGCGGTAGGCGTCGTCACTGGTGCGGGGCGGGGCGAGCAGGCCGACCGCGGCGACCGCTACCGAGCCGGCCAGCACCAGGGCGGCGCGCCCACGGCGGGGCGCGTACCTCAGCAGGGCGACGGCGAGGGCGAACAGCGCCAGGTCGGCGGCGTACCAGCCGTACAGCGGACGGGGGTTGCCGAGGGTGCCGCCCGAGGTGACGGTCAGCGCGAGGGCTGCGACCAGGGCGAACAGAGCGGGGAGAACGGCGAGGCGCACACCGCCACCGTGCCACCCCGCGGCGGCTCCGAGCCGGTGGGCGGGGCCGCCGTACGCGTTCCGTAAGCCTTCGGAGCAGTGCGCGGACCGCCCGGCAGGTCGCTGCGGCTCGGGGCCAGCGGCGGCTGCGCCGTTCGACTTCCGTAAGCACGTCATTGGGGTCGGCGGGGGCCTGCGGGCGGTGTCATGGAGCGGTGGACGACGACACTACCGATCCGGGCCCCGCTCCCCGCCGCAGGCGGCTCGACCTGCCGTTGCCGGCCCCGCCCGAGGCGCTGCGGCGCGGGCCGCTCCGCGAGGGCACCTTCCGCTCGCGGCTGCACGAGCCCAGGACGGCCGTGGTGCTGGGCCGCTGGCTCGGCGCCTCCGTGCTGCTCTGCTTCCTGACCGGGCTGCTCAGCCATGTGCTGCAGCAGCCGCCCGGGTGGGCGGCCGGTCTGCTGCCCAGCAGACCGGTGAACGGCTACCGGGTCACCCAGGGCCTGCACGTGATCAGCGGCACCGCCGCGATCCCGCTGCTCGGTGCCAAGTTGTGGACGGTCTACCCCCGGCTGTTCGAGTGGCCGCCCGCCCGCAGCGTGGCGCACCTGCTGGAGCGGCTGGGCATCGCCGTGCTGGTGGCGGCGATGCTGCTGGAGCTGTTCACCGGGCTGCTCAACACCGTGCAGTGGTACCCGTGGCCGTTCCCGTTCCGGCAGACGCACTTCTGGCTGGGCTGGCTGGCGACCGGCGGGCTGCTGGTGCACGTGGGCGCCAAGGCCCCGCTGATCGCGGCGCACTGGCGGCGGGTGCGGCCCGAACTCGCGGGCCGGCGCGCCTTCCTGGGGGTGGTGGCGGCCTCGGTGGCCGCGGTCACCGTCACCACGGCCGGGCAGACGGTGCCGTGGCTGCGCGCCCTGGACCTGTTCGCGCCGCGCCGCCCGGACATCGGCCCGCAGGGGCTGCCGGTCAACCGCACCGCCGCGCAGGCCGGCACCACGACCGTCCCCGCGGATTGGCGGCTGCAGGTCGACGGGCCGCACCCCTACTCGCTGAGCCTCCGCGAGCTGGCCGAACTCCCCCAGTACGAACACGACTTGCCGATCTCCTGCGTGGAGGGCTGGAGTGCGTCGGCGCGTTGGTCCGGGGTCCGCCTGCGCGATCTGCTGGACCGGGCCGGGGCACCTGCGGACGCCACCGTCCGGGTGACCTCGCTGGAGGCCGACGGACCGTACCGCGTCATGGATATGCCGGCCGGCTACGCCCGCGACCCGCTCACCCTGCTGGCCCTGCGCGTCAACGGCGAGGTGCTCGCCGCGGACCACGGGTTCCCGGCCCGGATCGTGGCGCCGAACCGGCCCGGTGTGCTGCAGACCAAGTGGGTCCAACGGATGGAGGTGCTGTGATGCGGCGGGTGCTGCGCACGGCGGCCGTGGCCGCCGGGGCCGCGATGATCGGCTACGGGGTGTACGGCCTGCTCGCCGAACCGTACATCGGCGATCCGCTCGGCGTGCTGCGCTGGGCGGTCGGCGGCCTGCTGCTGCACGACGGCCTGTGGCTGCCGCTGGTCTGCGCGGCGGGGGCGGTGGCGGTCCGTGGGACCGCCGTCCGGGCCGCGCTCGCGGTGGCCGCGGCGGTGACGGCGGTCGCCCTGCCGGTGGTGCTGCGGGCGAACGACGACCACGGCAACCCGTCCGTGCTGCCGCTGCCCTATCTGCGCAACTGGCTGCTGACACTGGCCGTGATCGCCCTGGCCACCACGGCGGCGGCCCTGCTCCGGCGTCACCGGCGGCGGCGCGGCCCGCGCTGACATGCCGCGGCGCCGGTCCACCCGTGACGGGTGCACCGGCGCCGCGGCCGTCCGGGTCTATTCGGGGACGCCGGCCAGGCCGGTCTCCAGGCCGTCGAGGGCGTGCGAGCAGACGCAGTCGCGCGCCGCCGGGAGGCCGGCGAGCGCCTTGAAGAGGACGGTGCGCAGCCGGTCGACGTTGCGGGCGAAGACCTCCAGCACCTCGGCGTGGGTGACGCCCTCGCCGGTCTCCACCCCGGCGTCCAGGTCGGTCACCAGCGCCAACGAGCTGTAGCAGACGCCGAGTTCGCGGGCGAGGACGGCCTCCGGGTGACCGGTCATGCCGACCACGGACCAGCCGTTGGCGGTGAACCAGCGGGACTCGGCGCGGGTGGAGAACCGCGGGCCCTCGACGACGACCAGGGTGCCGCCGTCGACCGGCTCCCAGGCGTTGGCGCGAGCCGCGGCCAGTGCGGCCCGGCGGCCGTCCGGGCAGTACGGGTCGGCCATCGAGACGTGCACCACCTCGGGCACCGAGCCGTCGGGCAACGGGAGGCCGTCGTAGAAGGTCTGCACCCGGCCGAGGGTGCGGTCGACGA
The nucleotide sequence above comes from Streptomyces sp. TLI_235. Encoded proteins:
- a CDS encoding DMSO/TMAO reductase YedYZ molybdopterin-dependent catalytic subunit, whose translation is MDDDTTDPGPAPRRRRLDLPLPAPPEALRRGPLREGTFRSRLHEPRTAVVLGRWLGASVLLCFLTGLLSHVLQQPPGWAAGLLPSRPVNGYRVTQGLHVISGTAAIPLLGAKLWTVYPRLFEWPPARSVAHLLERLGIAVLVAAMLLELFTGLLNTVQWYPWPFPFRQTHFWLGWLATGGLLVHVGAKAPLIAAHWRRVRPELAGRRAFLGVVAASVAAVTVTTAGQTVPWLRALDLFAPRRPDIGPQGLPVNRTAAQAGTTTVPADWRLQVDGPHPYSLSLRELAELPQYEHDLPISCVEGWSASARWSGVRLRDLLDRAGAPADATVRVTSLEADGPYRVMDMPAGYARDPLTLLALRVNGEVLAADHGFPARIVAPNRPGVLQTKWVQRMEVL
- a CDS encoding bifunctional non-homologous end joining protein LigD, translating into MGIYHGMPERQVTEVEGRRLVLSHLDKVLWPATGWTKGQALYYYAQVAPHLLPHIRRRPATLLRFPSGVGEEGFFAKNPPPGLPDWVRTMVVDSHEGPKERVTVDDLPTLMALANGYALELHVPQWSADTGPAAHDRLVIDLDPGPGADITHCCRIARLVRERLAEDGLTAHAKTSGSKGLHLYAALRPSDASAVVGYARTLAERLAADLPGHVVSKMAKALRRGKVFVDWSQNTTAKTTAAPYTLRATAVPGVSTPIGWDEVETCTSPADLAFTPEDVLARIADHGDLLAPLLDEAAELPGGS
- a CDS encoding nitroreductase: MHRDPERPGGLHPLLAGRFSPAAFDPSAAVDDDALGLLLEAARWAPSAGNSQPWAFFTGRPGEPEHERLVRHLAPSSARWATHAGLLVVALTRRHVDDDLKLPYSEFADYDLGQAVAHLTVQAQAMGLAAHQFRAFDLDGLTAELRPNPGWAIVCMIALGKALGGPSDRRDRRTLADLRSAPWSSV
- a CDS encoding 5'-methylthioadenosine phosphorylase; the protein is MPDAPSTPPAAGTPGRAEIGVIGGSGLYALLDDVTEVTVQTPYGAPSDSVFLGEVAGRTVAFLPRHGRGHTLPPHRINYRANLWALHSLGVRQVLGPCAVGGLRTEYGPGTLLVPDQFVDRTLGRVQTFYDGLPLPDGSVPEVVHVSMADPYCPDGRRAALAAARANAWEPVDGGTLVVVEGPRFSTRAESRWFTANGWSVVGMTGHPEAVLARELGVCYSSLALVTDLDAGVETGEGVTHAEVLEVFARNVDRLRTVLFKALAGLPAARDCVCSHALDGLETGLAGVPE